In the genome of Luteitalea pratensis, the window GAGTTTCATGATGCTGACGACGACTCAGCTGGTTCTCGTGGCGTTCGCCGCCGTGGTTCTGGTGCTGTACCTGATGCGCCGCCGCGCGCGGCTTCGGCACGAATAGCTAGACGCCCTCGTGGCAGCCGCGTGCACGCACGCGGCTGCACGCGGCCGCCTGCCCACGCGTATGCTCACTCTTCCCATCGCTCACGACGCCACGTGGCGCTCCATGCCGCGAGCACCGCGCTCGCTCGCAGAGGCCGGCCTGTCACTGGACCTGGTCACGCAGCTGGTGCTGAAGCAGCTGCACTTTTCCGGCGAGCTCGAGGGCTCGGACATGGCGCAGCGCCTGGGTTTGCTGTGGCCGGTCATCGAGCCCGCCCTCGACGGGCTCAAGGCGCAGCGGCAGTTGGAAGTGGTCGGGGGGTCGTTCCTCGGCGGCGCGACCTACCGCTACCGCATCACCGATGCAGGCCGGGTCCGTGCCGTGCTGTTCCTGGAATCGAATGCCTACGTCGGCGCTGCTCCGGTGCCGCTTCAGCAGTACCGACAGTACGTCGAGGAATTCTCACGGTCGGCCCCTCATTCAGCGAACCCCGAACGGGTGCGCCGGACGTTCCCCCATCTCGTCGTCCCCGAATCAGTCCTCGACCAGATCGGACCGGCGGTCAACGCGGGGACGTCCCTCTTCATCTACGGTGAGGCGGGCAACGGCAAGACACAAATTGCCCGTGGCATCCGCGACATCATGGACGGTGATTTCGCCGTGCCGCACGCCATCGAGGTCGAAGGGCAGATCGTCCGCGTCTTCGACCCCGTGACCCATGAGGTCGTGAACGGCAGCGCCACCGCCACTGCCGGCCACCCCGGCTCCGACACGAGGCCGCCGCTCGATCTCGGATCCCAGCCCGATGGGCGGTGGATCCGGTGCCGTCGGCCGGTGGTCATTGCCGGAGGCGAACTCACCCTCGAGTCGCTGATGCTCGGGCGGAGCCCGGGCGGCTACTATCGCGCGCCACTCCAGATGGTGGCCAACGGCGGTGTGCTCGTGATCGACGACTTTGGCCGTCAGCGCTGTTCGACCACGGAGCTGCTGAACCGTTGGATCGTGCCGCTCGAGAGTCGGGTGGACTACCTGACGCTCGGCACCGGCCAGGCATTCGAGGTGCCGTTTCGGACCCTGATCGTGTTTGCGACCAACCTGCGCCCGCACGAACTCGTCGACGAGGCGTTCCTGCGGCGCATTCACGCCAAGGTCTACATCGCCGGCCCGACGTCCGAAGAGTTCGCGCGCATCTTCAAGGACTACTGCATGGTCGCAGGCGTGGAGTTCGACCGCGGGCTGGTGGAACACCTGCTCGACGGTTACTACCGTCGCTACGCGCAGCCGGTGCGTGGCTGCCATCCTCGCGACCTGATCACGCACGCGCTGTTGCTGGCGGAGTATCGCGGCGAGCCCAAGGCGCTCACCCGGGAACTGCTCGACGCAGCATGCGAGGTCTACTTCGTCCGGCCGGACCAGCGTGGCACTCCGCCGCACTGATCGCCCCTCTGCCCATGGCCATCCCTGTCGCCGCATGAGACGACATCCTTTGCTCGTCACGCTGCTGGTCGCCGTCCTTCGCGGCGTCGGGGCGTACGCGCAGGATGCGACGGTGGAGATCACTTCGCCACAGGGACGCCTGTCGTCGAGTGGCCCCATCCGCATCGTCGCCCGTGCCACAGCCGCGACAGGCACGGCCGTCGAGAAAGTCACCTTCTATGCTGGCGACACGCGGATTGGTGAAGACGTCAGCGGGCCGATCTTCGCGGTCGAGTGGGTGGACGACAATCCGTTCGTTCCAATCGAACTGCGGGCTGAGGCGGTCGACTCCACCGGGCGCGTCGCCGAGCATCGCCTGTCACTGCCCGCGCTCGACATCACCGACGAGACGAGCGTGGCCAGCGTGCTGCTCGATGTCGCTGTTCTGGATGAAGACGGGCGATACGTGGCCGGCCTCACCCGCGAGCGGTTCGCGCTCAGGGAAGAGGACGTGCCCCAGAAAATCGAACTGGCCGAACCGAGCCGCGCGCCCACGACGATCACGCTCTTGGTGGATACAAGCCAGAGCATGTCGAGCCGGTTCGACTTCGTCCGGCGCGCCTTGCGTCGTCTCGCGTCGCTCCTGCGTCCGGACGACACCCTCGCCGTCGCTCCGTTCGCGCGCTCGCTTGGTGCCATCACCGGACCGACGCGCGATCTCGACGCGCTCTCGAGCGCGATTGAGGGGCTGCACACGCGTGGCGGGACTGCCATCGCCGACGCACTCGGCGACCTCGCCAGCCGGATCAAGAACGCACCCGGACGACAGATCGTCGTCCTCATCACCGACGGCTACGACGAGCACAGTACGACGGATGTCGAGCAGTCGGTCGGCGCTCTCCGCCGCGCCAGCGCCACGTTGTACACCGTCGGGATCGGTGGAGTGGCGGGTATGTCCTTCCGCGGTCGAGACGTCCTGAAGCAGTTGGCGCAGCAGACCGGCGGCAAGGCGTTTTTCCCGGCGCGGGACGCCGAACTGCCGCTGGTCCAGGAGCATATTCAGGACGACGTGGCCCACCGCTACTTGCTCACCTATACACCGGCCAACCAGACGCATGACGGCAAGTGGCGGGCGATCACCTTGACGACCGACATCGCAACATATGCGGTCAAGACGCGAGCGGGCTACTTTGCGCCGGCGCCAGCGCCGATCAAGCCCGTCATCGAGTTCACCGCCGTCAGTCGCGCGAGCGATTCGGTCATGCTCGGCCGGTACGATCTCGAGGTCCGCGAGGACGGCGTGCTGCAGGCCGTCGAATCGTTCCAGGAGGCGGTGGCACCGGTGTCCATCCTGATTGCCCTCGACCAGAGCGGCAGCATGCGTGGCACCGAAGCCGAGGTGAGATCGGCAGCACTCAGCTTCGTGGACGCTGTTCGTGACGAAGATCGGATCGGTATCGTGACCTTCAGCGACGACGCGTCGATGATTACCGATCTCACGCTGTCGCGGGCGATTCCCAGGCAGAGCATCGCTTCGTATCGTACGTCCGGCGGCACGGCGCTGCTCGATGGGATCGCGATCAGCCTGGATCGTCTTGCCACCAGCGAGGGCCGTAAGGCCATCGTGGTGATGACCGATGGGCGCGACGAGAACGCCGCGGGCACCGGACCGGGCAGTCGCCGCACGCTGGCGCGGGTACTCGATCAAATCCGAGAGGTCGATGCCGCCATTTTCGCGATCGGCCTCGGGCCCAACGTCGACCGCGCGAGCCTCGAGAGGCTCGCACAGACCTCTGGCGGCGCGGCCTACTTCCCGGCTGCCGCGTCGGAACTCGGGGAACAGTACACGCGGGTGGTCGAGGACCTGCGCCGTCGTTACGTCCTCTCGTATGTCTCCACCAACAGCGCCCGCGACGGACGCTGGCGGCAAGTCACGCTGCAAGGCAGGGCCGGCGACGTCGTCGTCAGGAGCCGTGGCGGCTACCGAGCCCCGGAACAATAGGCAGGAACTTCATGGACGACGGCTTACTCCACCTGATCGGCGCTGCGCTCCAGTCACTGAGCGGCGCCGTGGTCATCCTGATACCGCCCACCGTCTTCTTCGTGCTGCTGGCCCTGTTCCTCAAGGGCCGCGAAGCGCTCCCGGTGTTCGAGCGGGCGTTCGAGGACGTGAGGCTGAACCTGTCGCTGCACTTCCTCGACACGCTGCTCGTGGCGCCCATCGTAGCCGTGCTCGCCCAGGGGATCCAGAACGGCATCGAGGCACACTCCCTGGCTATCCTGGCGCCCGCCCGCTGGCACGCGCTGCCGGCCGTGGTCACGCTGGTCGGCGTCGTGTTCGTTGGCGACCTGATCTCCTGGGCCAGGCACCGGATCGAGCATACGCGGCTGCTGTGGCCGACACACGCCATCCACCACAGCGACGCGCACATGACGTGGATGACCATCATGCGCTTCCATCCCCTGAATCGCGTGACGACGCTCATAGTCGACCTGGGTGTGCTCGCTGTGTGCGGCTTCCCCGAATGGGCGCTGATTGCCAACTTCGTGGTGCGTCACTATTACGGTGAATTCATCCACGCCGACCTGCCGTGGATGTACGGACCGCTGCGATACGTGTTCGTCTCCCCGGTGATGCACCGGTGGCATCACGCACGCGACGTCGTCGGCGCTGGCAGTAACTTCGCCACCGTGTTCGCCTTCCTGGACTACGCGTTCGGAACCTATCACGTGCCAGGGCTCTGCACGGTGCCGCTCGGCGTTACCGATCAGATGGGCAAGGGAACGCTGGGGCAGATGCTGTACCCCTTCAAGGCGTGGGGCGAACGACTGCGCGA includes:
- a CDS encoding sterol desaturase family protein, producing MDDGLLHLIGAALQSLSGAVVILIPPTVFFVLLALFLKGREALPVFERAFEDVRLNLSLHFLDTLLVAPIVAVLAQGIQNGIEAHSLAILAPARWHALPAVVTLVGVVFVGDLISWARHRIEHTRLLWPTHAIHHSDAHMTWMTIMRFHPLNRVTTLIVDLGVLAVCGFPEWALIANFVVRHYYGEFIHADLPWMYGPLRYVFVSPVMHRWHHARDVVGAGSNFATVFAFLDYAFGTYHVPGLCTVPLGVTDQMGKGTLGQMLYPFKAWGERLRETNGGRGEASRHTTAP
- a CDS encoding VWA domain-containing protein translates to MRRHPLLVTLLVAVLRGVGAYAQDATVEITSPQGRLSSSGPIRIVARATAATGTAVEKVTFYAGDTRIGEDVSGPIFAVEWVDDNPFVPIELRAEAVDSTGRVAEHRLSLPALDITDETSVASVLLDVAVLDEDGRYVAGLTRERFALREEDVPQKIELAEPSRAPTTITLLVDTSQSMSSRFDFVRRALRRLASLLRPDDTLAVAPFARSLGAITGPTRDLDALSSAIEGLHTRGGTAIADALGDLASRIKNAPGRQIVVLITDGYDEHSTTDVEQSVGALRRASATLYTVGIGGVAGMSFRGRDVLKQLAQQTGGKAFFPARDAELPLVQEHIQDDVAHRYLLTYTPANQTHDGKWRAITLTTDIATYAVKTRAGYFAPAPAPIKPVIEFTAVSRASDSVMLGRYDLEVREDGVLQAVESFQEAVAPVSILIALDQSGSMRGTEAEVRSAALSFVDAVRDEDRIGIVTFSDDASMITDLTLSRAIPRQSIASYRTSGGTALLDGIAISLDRLATSEGRKAIVVMTDGRDENAAGTGPGSRRTLARVLDQIREVDAAIFAIGLGPNVDRASLERLAQTSGGAAYFPAAASELGEQYTRVVEDLRRRYVLSYVSTNSARDGRWRQVTLQGRAGDVVVRSRGGYRAPEQ
- a CDS encoding ATP-binding protein, with protein sequence MPRAPRSLAEAGLSLDLVTQLVLKQLHFSGELEGSDMAQRLGLLWPVIEPALDGLKAQRQLEVVGGSFLGGATYRYRITDAGRVRAVLFLESNAYVGAAPVPLQQYRQYVEEFSRSAPHSANPERVRRTFPHLVVPESVLDQIGPAVNAGTSLFIYGEAGNGKTQIARGIRDIMDGDFAVPHAIEVEGQIVRVFDPVTHEVVNGSATATAGHPGSDTRPPLDLGSQPDGRWIRCRRPVVIAGGELTLESLMLGRSPGGYYRAPLQMVANGGVLVIDDFGRQRCSTTELLNRWIVPLESRVDYLTLGTGQAFEVPFRTLIVFATNLRPHELVDEAFLRRIHAKVYIAGPTSEEFARIFKDYCMVAGVEFDRGLVEHLLDGYYRRYAQPVRGCHPRDLITHALLLAEYRGEPKALTRELLDAACEVYFVRPDQRGTPPH